Genomic segment of Pontibacter liquoris:
CATGGGGAAAGAAGGGGCTTCCTGTGCGTGCTTTATTTCGCCAAAACTAGCCTCGAATTTTGTAATGTTATCGGCCAGAGCCGCCAACAATCGTTTGGCATGCTCTGGCGTGATAACAATTCTTGACTTGACTTTTGCTTTGGGCAGCCCTGGCATCAACCGAATAAAATCAATTACAAATTCGCTGCTGGAGTGCGCGATCATGGCCAGGTTGGCATACTCGCCTTCTGCTATTTCCTCGCTCAGCTCAATGTTTATTTGATTCTGCTTCTGCAATTCTTCTGCCATTGCCCGGTTTATTTATTTTGCAATTCCTGTTGTCTTTTGGTCGTGGCCTTTTTTGACTCAACCAACGAATCATACTCTTCCTGGCTTCCTACAATCAGGCTCTGGTATTCTCTCAGACCAGTACCGGCAGGGATCAGGTGTCCTACAATCACGTTCTCTTTCAAGCCCAGCAGTTCATCTGCCTTACCTTTGATAGCCGCTTCGCTCAGTACCTTGGTGGTTTCCTGGAACGAGGCAGCAGAGATAAAGCTTTGCGTACCCAGGGACGCCTGTGTGATACCCTGCAACGTTGGACGAGATACCGATGGCTGTGCATCACGCACAGTCACCAGGCGCATGTCACGGCGCTTGAGGCTCGAGTTCTCATCCCGCAGTCTGCGGGCGGTCACGATCTGGCCCGGCTTCAGGTTCGCTGATTCACCGGCATCCTCCACTACTTTCATGTCAATGATGCGATCATTTTCTTCCATGAAGGTAATTTTGTCTAC
This window contains:
- a CDS encoding DUF3467 domain-containing protein, with the translated sequence MAEELQKQNQINIELSEEIAEGEYANLAMIAHSSSEFVIDFIRLMPGLPKAKVKSRIVITPEHAKRLLAALADNITKFEASFGEIKHAQEAPSFPMNFGGTVGEA